A genomic region of Ornithorhynchus anatinus isolate Pmale09 chromosome 7, mOrnAna1.pri.v4, whole genome shotgun sequence contains the following coding sequences:
- the LOC100091703 gene encoding histamine H3 receptor-like — protein MAATWILAFVVHGPAIVFWDYVTGVSAVEDGTCVAEFYSNWHFLMCVSVLDFAVPALSVAYFNTQIYRSIRKRSQRSQAEDAGPLPASSPANLRVPVRLARFLRSSLLVWRQRTLDSDRREDGLCRSPETHSRPFGARSLAPSQCDTRSRYKLLRDRKMARSLAIILVTFAICWAPYSLLTIIRAACEKHKGDPFYNFAFWLLWVNSSINPFLYPLCHKRFRKAFLKVLC, from the coding sequence ATGGCTGCTACGTGGATCCTAGCGTTTGTCGTGCACGGCCCAGCCATTGTGTTCTGGGACTACGTCACAGGGGTCAGCGCGGTTGAGGATGGGACCTGCGTGGCCGAATTCTACTCCAACTGGCATTTCCTCATGTGTGTTTCCGTCTTGGACTTTGCAGTCCCAGCCCTCTCTGTGGCTTACTTCAACACGCAGATCTACCGGAGCATCCGCAAGAGAAGCCAAAGGAGCCAGGCCGAAGACGCcggccctctccctgcctcctccccagccaaCCTCAGGGTGCCAGTGAGGCTGGCTCGTTTTTTGAGGTCAAGCCTGCTAGTGTGGAGACAGAGGACGCTGGACTCTGACAGGCGAGAGGATGGTCTTTGTCGTTCCCCGGAAACCCATTCCCGTCCTTTTGGAGCCCGTTCTCTGGCCCCTTCCCAGTGTGACACCAGATCCCGATATAAACTGCTCCGGGACAGGAAGATGGCCCGGTCCCTGGCCATAATTTTGGTGACTTTTGCCATCTGCTGGGCTCCCTATTCCCTGCTGACCATCATCCGTGCAGCCTGTGAGAAGCACAAGGGAGACCCTTTCTACAATTTTGCGTTTTGGCTTCTGTGGGTCAATTCCTCTATTAATCCCTTCCTGTATCCCCTTTGTCACAAGAGGTTTCGGAAAGCTTTCCTCAAAGTCCTATGCTAA